One Bacteroidota bacterium genomic region harbors:
- a CDS encoding polyprenyl synthetase family protein has translation MTDSLTKIKAPVKNELKVFNEFFYKNLQSQIPLLNRVLKYIIKKKGKQMRPLFVILSAGIFGKINDKTYRGASFIELIHTATLVHDDVVDDSTQRRGAFTLNALWKNKISVLSGDYLLSKGMLMALENKENDMLELSSNTVKMMSEGELLQIEKARTLDIDEEVYFEIIKMKTASLISSSFAIGVASTGATNDEIEKMSKAGEFAGIAFQIKDDILDFSTDITGKPKGVDIKEKKLTLPLIYALKIASGKEKKTIVKAISKRGKKKEVFDEVVSFIKEKKGFEYSENKMNEYIHKSLKIIDEFPDSKYKKSLCDLIRFSVSRKK, from the coding sequence ATGACAGATTCATTGACAAAGATAAAAGCTCCTGTAAAAAATGAACTGAAAGTTTTTAATGAATTTTTTTACAAAAATTTGCAATCACAAATACCTTTACTCAACAGAGTTTTAAAATATATTATTAAAAAGAAAGGTAAGCAGATGCGTCCTTTGTTTGTAATTTTATCAGCAGGTATTTTTGGTAAAATAAACGACAAAACATACAGAGGTGCTTCCTTTATTGAATTAATTCATACAGCAACATTGGTGCATGATGACGTGGTTGATGATTCAACTCAAAGAAGAGGTGCATTTACACTTAATGCTTTGTGGAAAAACAAAATTTCTGTACTTAGCGGAGACTATCTTCTCTCAAAAGGAATGTTGATGGCATTGGAAAATAAGGAAAACGATATGCTCGAATTGTCATCGAATACTGTAAAGATGATGAGTGAGGGAGAACTTTTGCAAATTGAAAAAGCAAGAACTTTAGATATTGATGAAGAGGTATATTTTGAAATTATAAAAATGAAAACAGCAAGTCTCATTTCAAGTAGTTTTGCAATTGGAGTAGCATCAACAGGAGCAACTAATGATGAAATTGAAAAAATGAGTAAAGCAGGAGAATTTGCAGGTATTGCGTTTCAAATAAAAGACGATATTTTGGATTTTAGTACTGACATCACAGGTAAGCCAAAAGGTGTTGATATCAAAGAAAAAAAACTTACTCTACCGTTAATTTATGCTTTAAAAATTGCTTCAGGAAAAGAAAAAAAAACAATTGTAAAAGCTATTTCAAAAAGAGGAAAAAAGAAAGAAGTTTTTGATGAAGTAGTTTCTTTTATTAAAGAGAAAAAAGGATTTGAGTACAGTGAAAATAAAATGAATGAATACATTCACAAATCACTAAAAATTATTGACGAATTTCCTGACAGTAAATACAAAAAATCTCTTTGTGATTTAATACGTTT
- a CDS encoding biopolymer transporter ExbD, whose product MSAKFERKRGKDSPAISTASLPDIIFILLFFFMVATVMRDSDALVTTHVPKATELTKIEKKSMVSTINIGPPVNMHRAKYGTAPRVQLNDKFAAPTDVIEFVENERLKKDERLRPYMTFALKVDKKTKMGIVTDVKQELRKAKALKIQYNAAVRTETLN is encoded by the coding sequence ATGTCAGCAAAATTTGAACGTAAAAGAGGTAAAGATAGCCCTGCAATTTCAACAGCGTCTCTACCTGATATAATTTTTATTCTATTGTTCTTTTTTATGGTTGCTACTGTAATGAGGGATAGCGATGCACTTGTTACAACTCATGTACCAAAAGCAACAGAGCTTACTAAAATTGAAAAAAAATCAATGGTAAGTACAATTAATATCGGACCTCCCGTAAATATGCATCGAGCAAAATATGGTACAGCTCCAAGGGTTCAACTAAACGATAAATTTGCTGCTCCTACTGATGTAATTGAGTTTGTTGAAAATGAGAGACTTAAAAAAGACGAAAGATTAAGACCATACATGACTTTTGCTTTAAAAGTTGATAAAAAAACAAAAATGGGAATTGTTACTGATGTTAAGCAGGAATTAAGAAAGGCGAAAGCATTAAAAATTCAATACAACGCAGCAGTACGAACTGAAACTTTAAACTAA
- a CDS encoding biopolymer transporter ExbD, producing MKTKRRSGGEFNASSMADIAFLLLIFFLMVTTIDTDKGIMRKLPPWPDPTQPPPESHIKKRDIFEIRVNARDQLLVEGEYTTIGELKEKTKEFILNNGKNPKLSISPDKAVVSIKNDRGTSYNIYLQVQNELTAAYNEIRENEAMRKHGMTMEDLPKSVQKEINSKYPMKISEAEPENIGGK from the coding sequence ATGAAAACTAAACGAAGAAGCGGAGGAGAATTCAATGCCTCATCAATGGCAGATATTGCATTTCTTCTTCTGATTTTCTTTTTAATGGTTACTACCATTGATACGGATAAAGGTATTATGAGGAAACTTCCTCCATGGCCGGATCCTACACAGCCACCACCGGAGTCTCATATTAAAAAACGAGATATTTTTGAAATAAGGGTAAACGCCAGAGATCAACTTCTTGTAGAAGGAGAATATACTACAATTGGAGAATTGAAAGAAAAAACAAAAGAATTTATTCTTAACAACGGTAAAAACCCAAAACTTTCAATAAGCCCGGATAAAGCTGTAGTTTCTATTAAAAATGACAGAGGAACATCTTATAATATCTATTTGCAAGTGCAAAATGAACTTACTGCTGCATACAATGAAATACGTGAAAATGAGGCAATGAGAAAACATGGGATGACGATGGAAGATTTGCCTAAGTCAGTTCAAAAGGAAATTAATAGCAAGTATCCAATGAAAATATCTGAAGCAGAACCTGAAAATATAGGAGGTAAATAA